One genomic region from Haloterrigena gelatinilytica encodes:
- a CDS encoding macro domain-containing protein, which translates to MEFDVVQGDIAAQSADALVNAAGTSLEMGSGVAGALRRGAGEEINEEATAKGPVDLGEVAVTDAYDLDADYVIHAAAMPHYGVHETPSESRELTRTEGSGADGRATEESIRDATRNALEKADDLRCRSIALPALGCGVAGFDLAEGAALIAEEIRDYEPETVAEVRFIAYADEEYETIRAATATGDSPAPTDGSESDR; encoded by the coding sequence ATGGAGTTCGACGTCGTACAGGGCGACATCGCCGCACAGTCAGCCGACGCGCTCGTCAACGCCGCCGGGACGAGCCTCGAGATGGGTTCCGGCGTCGCCGGCGCGCTCCGACGCGGCGCGGGCGAGGAGATCAACGAAGAGGCCACGGCGAAGGGCCCCGTCGATCTCGGCGAGGTGGCCGTGACGGACGCGTACGATCTGGACGCCGACTACGTCATCCACGCTGCGGCGATGCCTCACTACGGGGTTCACGAGACTCCGTCGGAGTCTCGTGAGCTAACCAGAACCGAAGGTTCTGGTGCTGACGGCCGGGCGACCGAAGAAAGCATCCGCGACGCAACCCGGAACGCGCTCGAGAAGGCCGACGACCTGCGCTGCCGATCGATCGCGCTCCCGGCGCTCGGCTGTGGCGTCGCGGGCTTCGACCTCGCCGAGGGCGCCGCGCTCATCGCCGAGGAGATCCGCGACTACGAGCCCGAGACCGTGGCGGAGGTTCGGTTCATCGCCTACGCCGACGAGGAGTACGAGACGATCCGCGCCGCGACCGCGACGGGCGACTCGCCGGCGCCGACCGACGGGAGCGAGTCCGATCGGTGA
- a CDS encoding universal stress protein, producing MGRHVLVAMGRTDASDAALEYAFEEYPAAKISVLHVTDAAGPFARFGGRDPCEYVIPELAAERSAELLPTPDRFTRAQCRRAERVLSRAHELAERHDREIEPAVRSGGAAREITDYAEEHAVDHIVIADHPPTAFRPIFRSVPESVTRNASAPVTTL from the coding sequence ATGGGGCGGCACGTACTGGTGGCGATGGGCCGAACCGACGCGTCGGACGCGGCGCTCGAGTACGCGTTCGAAGAGTATCCTGCGGCGAAAATCTCCGTGCTCCACGTCACCGACGCGGCCGGTCCGTTCGCCCGGTTCGGCGGCCGGGATCCGTGCGAGTACGTGATTCCCGAACTGGCCGCCGAGCGGAGCGCGGAGCTGCTCCCGACGCCGGACCGCTTTACGCGAGCCCAGTGCCGACGGGCCGAGCGGGTCCTCTCTCGCGCGCACGAACTCGCCGAGCGCCACGACCGGGAGATCGAACCGGCCGTCCGCTCGGGCGGCGCGGCGAGGGAGATCACCGACTACGCGGAGGAACACGCCGTCGACCACATCGTCATCGCGGACCACCCGCCGACGGCGTTCCGTCCGATCTTCCGATCGGTCCCCGAATCGGTCACCCGGAACGCCAGCGCGCCGGTCACGACGCTCTGA
- the purM gene encoding phosphoribosylformylglycinamidine cyclo-ligase — translation MTDSADDGSEERLTYAETGVDIEASEDATAALLEAFGSDLRTEYAGLIDIGDRYLALATDGVGTKLLVAEAIEDFSTIGIDCIAMNVNDLVAAGVEPVAFVDYLAIDEPDEALTNQIGEGLAVGLEEADLTMLGGETAVMPEVIKGFDLAGTCAGLAGKDEVLEGEAQVGDALVGFASNGIHSNGLTLAREAVTREHDYTDEFPPNPERTIGEELLRPTRIYTDLLEPMREHGVRAAAHVTGGGWTNLLRMGEFEYVVDDPFPAQAVFEFVQEEGNVTDEEMHRTFNMGTGFVVALPEDRAEDLAADTDGRIIGRVEAGDSVEVRGLSLS, via the coding sequence ATGACCGATTCAGCGGACGACGGGAGCGAGGAACGGCTCACCTACGCGGAGACCGGCGTCGACATCGAAGCCAGCGAGGACGCGACCGCGGCCTTGCTCGAGGCCTTCGGCAGCGACCTGCGGACCGAGTACGCCGGCCTGATCGACATCGGCGACCGCTATCTGGCGCTGGCGACCGACGGCGTCGGGACCAAACTGCTGGTGGCGGAAGCGATCGAGGACTTCTCGACGATCGGGATCGACTGCATCGCGATGAACGTCAACGACCTCGTGGCCGCGGGCGTCGAGCCCGTCGCCTTCGTCGACTACCTCGCGATCGACGAGCCCGACGAGGCGCTGACCAACCAGATCGGCGAGGGGCTCGCCGTGGGGCTCGAGGAAGCCGACCTGACGATGCTCGGCGGCGAGACGGCGGTCATGCCCGAGGTCATCAAGGGGTTCGACCTCGCGGGCACCTGCGCCGGCCTCGCGGGCAAGGACGAGGTGCTCGAGGGCGAGGCGCAGGTCGGCGACGCCCTCGTCGGCTTCGCCTCGAACGGCATCCACTCGAACGGGCTCACCCTCGCGCGGGAAGCGGTCACGCGCGAGCACGACTACACCGACGAGTTCCCGCCGAACCCCGAGCGGACGATCGGCGAGGAACTGCTCCGGCCGACCCGGATCTACACGGACCTGCTCGAACCGATGCGCGAACACGGCGTGCGCGCGGCGGCCCACGTCACGGGCGGGGGCTGGACCAATCTGCTCCGGATGGGCGAGTTCGAGTACGTCGTCGACGACCCGTTCCCCGCGCAGGCGGTCTTCGAGTTCGTGCAGGAGGAGGGCAACGTGACCGACGAGGAGATGCACCGGACGTTCAACATGGGCACCGGCTTCGTCGTCGCGCTGCCCGAGGACCGCGCCGAGGACCTCGCAGCCGACACCGACGGACGGATCATCGGCCGCGTCGAAGCGGGCGATTCGGTCGAGGTCCGCGGGCTCTCGCTGTCCTGA